From a region of the Arachis ipaensis cultivar K30076 chromosome B09, Araip1.1, whole genome shotgun sequence genome:
- the LOC107618242 gene encoding nucleolar protein 10: MATRDGGMKSTSINGVKMYTIASQQPSLASWLPTKKQKSHRNVKSYTQNVQLIEDLRFTTATTKIKATPDGEYIIASGIYPPQVKVYEVRELGLKFERHLDSEIIDFQVLTDDYSKLAFLCADRSVCLHAKYGKHYSLRIPRMGRDITYDSWSCDLLCAASSPELYRINLEQGRFLSSLNTQSPALNVVSRSKLHGLVACGGEDGAVECFDMRVRSSVGRIDAVGPSGDVDQGVTALEFDGDGGFLMAVGSSAGKVLIYDLRSSHPIRIQDHMYGSPILDIKWHRTLNYEQSMLIMSQLLYQLVMKWFQGEGMTSIEPTGGKINDVCTFPGSGLILLALDSSQIPSYFIPSLGPAPKWCSSIENFTEELDTGGQTTIYDHYKFLTKEELERLNLTNLIGTNLLRAYMHGYFINYALYKKAKALADPFEYEAYIEQQKREKMEAERASRITIRKKLPKINRKLAARLLESEEAENENRDAGDDENKKSSKKKKGLIMEDLQDERFKAIFTNKEYEIKETSDEYLALHPVGGSKKQPSLLEEHFEPAESDDDQSESETDVSASSEDELSKPRVPRMYEVKNEQHAEAFWSQKSLAGEESLPMGDRVAALKDQQYSRSVPNGVKQGPGGSREITFTARSKAKYREDDEDQEKPHQKRRGVQSLGLKPPRGGGFRGRGNRGNRGNGRRGRR, translated from the exons ATGGCGACCCGAGATGGCGGCATGAAGTCAACGTCGATAAACGGCGTGAAGATGTACACAATAGCTTCCCAGCAACCCTCACTCGCTTCCTGGCTCCCCACTAAGAAGCAGAAATCACATCGCAACGTCAAAA GTTACACGCAGAATGTGCAATTGATCGAGGATTTGAGGTTCACAACTGCAACCACCAAGATTAAGGCAACTCCTGATGGCGAGTATATCATAGCTTCAG GTATATATCCACCACAAGTAAAAGTATACGAGGTACGGGAGCTAGGATTGAAGTTTGAAAGGCATTTGGATTCAGAGATTATTGATTTTCAG GTTCTAACAGATGACTATTCGAAACTAGCATTTTTATGTGCTGACCGCTCTGTTTGTCTACATGCAAAATATGGAAAACATTACAGTTTGCGAATACCAAG AATGGGAAGGGATATTACATATGACAGCTGGTCTTGTGATTTGCTTTGTGCTGCCTCTTCCCCAGAATTGTACAGAATTAACTTAGAGCAG GGGCGATTTCTTTCCTCCCTCAATACACAATCCCCTGCATTGAATGTGGTTTCAAGAAG CAAGCTTCATGGACTAGTTGCCTGTGGTGGTGAAGATGGTGCTGTCGAATGCTTTGACATGCGTGTGAGATCTTCAGTTGGCAGAATTGATGCAGTCGGACCTAGTGGCGATGTTGATCAG GGGGTCACTGCATTGGAGTTTGATGGAGATGGTGGTTTCTTAATGGCTGTTGGAAGTAGTGCAGGAAAG GTTCTCATCTACGACCTTCGCTCATCCCATCCAATACGAATACAGGATCATAT GTATGGCAGTCCCATATTGGATATTAAGTGGCATCGGACTCTTAACTATGAACAATCTATGTTGATTATGAGCCAGCTTTTATATCA ATTGGTTATGAAATGGTTTCAGGGAGAAGGCATGACCAGCATTGAGCCTACAGGTGGAAAAATCAATGATGTATGTACATTTCCTGGCAGTGGTTTGATCTTGCTGGCCTTAGACAGTAGCCAAATACCATCATACTTCATACCATCCCTTGGACCTGCTCCTAAGTGGTGTTCCTCTATAGAAAATTTCACA GAGGAGCTAGACACAGGTGGACAGACAACTATCTATGATCATTACAAATTTTTGACAAAGGAAGAGCTTGAGAGATTAAATTTGACAAACCTAATTGGGACTAATTTGCTTAGAGCCTATATGCATGGGTACTTCATTAATTATGCATTATACAAAAAG GCTAAAGCACTGGCGGATCCTTTTGAATATGAAGCTTACATTGAACaacagaagagagagaagatggagGCTGAACGTGCCTCTCGAATTACA ATAAGGAAAAAATTACCCAAAATTAATCGGAAACTTGCAGCACGCCTCCTTGAAAGTGAAGAAGCTGAAAATGAGAACAGAGATGCTGGTGATGATGAAAATAAAAAGTCATCCAAGAAAAAGAAAGGGCTTATCATGGAAGATCTTCAAGACGAGCGATTTAAAGCGATATTTACAAACAAG GAATACGAGATTAAGGAGACCTCAGACGAATATCTGGCTTTACATCCCGTAGGTGGTTCTAAGAAGCAACCTTCCTTGCTAGAAGAGCATTTTGAACCTGCTGAGTCGGATGATGATCAAAGTGAAAGTGAGACTGATGTATCAGCATCATCAGAAGATGAACTTTCGAAACCTCGGGTACCAAG AATGTATGAAGTTAAGAATGAGCAGCACGCAGAGGCGTTCTGGAGTCAGAAGTCACTTGCTGGTGAGGAATCACTTCCTATGGGGGATAGAGTGGCAGCTCTCAAAGATCAACAATATTCTCGTAGTGTACCGAATGGTGTTAAGCAGGGTCCAGGAGGATCGCGGGAAATAACTTTCACAGCGAGAAGCAAAGCCAAGTACAGAGAAGACGACGAGGACCAAGAAAAGCCACACCAGAAAAGGAGAGGAGTTCAGTCTTTGGGACTTAAGCCGCCAAGAGGAGGAGGCTTTCGCGGTAGAGGGAATAGAGGGAACCGTGGCAATGGCAGAAGAGGACGGAGATAA